The proteins below are encoded in one region of Silene latifolia isolate original U9 population chromosome 2, ASM4854445v1, whole genome shotgun sequence:
- the LOC141641547 gene encoding uncharacterized protein LOC141641547: protein MEGYLHRIWQNYEISLVSFLPNGLFVVRFAKEEHKWLVLAQGMFLFDGKPIILRCWEPNVKITKMSVKTVPIWVKLVGLDLKFWGVKCLEKLASLVGKFVRVDDRTLDKLLLGYAKVMVEVEVDQHFPDRIRFDDENGQEVTVLLEYDWLPITCQKCKGIGHSTNMCRGRAKVYMKPANGSSIPAPKQVWRKKPDAVVNLDPKEYPVLKSPRQGGGGPENRSEGVITPANTPANIPQISMFTPARILTRMTRHESRIPGGKDGDFVTSINAELTKGLNSDTKQRDVKWYLHQSEVVLFGLLETRVKPGSLNNVANNMCNGWDFVTNHNYHAGGRIWVLWKNQYVKVDIIEMDSQYIHLKVKDKVGNHIFYATFVYGFNKIEERVPLWNALKSWSINDPWVVLGDFNNVKYSSERVGKPVKDAEMLPFQEVLDECELHDMKTTGAFFTWTNKHPSETRVFSRIDRVVVNTAWLDVWPDYFAHFAPEGSFDHCPCAISCEADNIPRRKPFKFFNMWSRVPDFHDIVKKNWSVYIHGSLMFRVVQKMKLLKPEFKILNRNLFSDVERNAEIAYTILLECQRNLQANPRDLTLMDIEYQAKESYLLLAQARDDYLRQKSKCQWAKDGDTNSAMFHKLLGSNAVTTGFYPHIAEKGPKVENADWDTLWRIIQSDICKAIRDFFLSGQMLKQLNNTNLVLIPKTENPISVKEFRPIACCNTLYKVISKLLCNRLAAILPNLINSSQSAFIKGRSIMGNILISQDLVRLYTRKSMSPRCMLKVDLRKAYDSIEWKFVHQMLQSLNFPPKFIQWLMNCITTTSYSIVLNGQSHGFFPGKRGLRQGDPLSPLLFTLCMEYLSRLLNEAYINSVMTFMEVFHCFSSASGLQISNEKSDIILNGLTPGVEDDILKYTGFKKGTLPFKYLGVQISHKRLTKLDCNVLVDRMLLRIRGWNKRKISYSGRLVLVKSVLATIHNYWSQIFILPMGVIDRIKALCRNFLWEGGEGYSKAPLVAWSTLCKGKEYGGLGKECLE, encoded by the exons ATGGAAGGGTATCTCCATCGTATTTGGCAGAATTATGAGATCTCTTTGGTCTCTTTCCTACCAAATGGATTATTTGTTGTGCGTTTTGCTAAAGAGGAACATAAATGGCTAGTGTTAGCACAGGGAATGTTTTTGTTTGATGGTAAGCCAATTATCCTTAGGTGCTGGGAACCAAATGTCAAAATCACTAAGATGTCAGTCAAAACTGTTCCAATTTGGGTGAAATTAGTGGGTCTTGACCTAAAGTTTTGGGGGGTTAAATGTCTTGAGAAGTTGGCTTCCTTGGTTGGGAAATTTGTTAGAGTGGATGATCGTACTTTGGATAAGCTTCTCTTGGGTTatgccaaggttatggttgaggtggAAGTTGATCAGCATTTCCCTGATAGGATTCGTTTTGATGATGAAAATGGGCAAGAGGTCACTGTTTTACTTGAATATGACTGGCTTCCTATCACTTGTCAAAAATGCAAGGGTATTGGTCATAGCACTAATATGTGTAGGGGGAGAGCTAAGGTGTATATGAAGCCTGCAAATGGCTCATCAATCCCAGCTCCAAAACAGGTGTGGAGGAAGAAGCCTGATGCTGTGGTTAATCTTGACCCTAAAGAGTATCCTGTTCTCAAATCTCCCAGACAAGGTGGTGGAGGTCCTGAGAATAGGTCTGAAGGTGTTATTACCCCAGCAAACACTCCTGCAAATATCCCTCAGATCTCCATGTTCACTCCAGCAAGAATTTTGACTAGAATGACTAGGCATGAGTCTAGGATACCAGGAGGCAAGGATGGTGATTTTGTGACAAGCATTAATGCTGAATTGACTAA GGGCTTGAATAGTGACACCAAGCAAAGAGACGTGAAATGGTATTTACATCAGTCTGAGGTGGTATTATTTGGGCTCCTAGAGACCAGGGTCAAACCTGGTTCTCTGAATAATGTTGCTAATAACATGTGTAATGGCTGGGATTTTGTAACTAATCATAATTATCATGCTGGTGGTAGGATTTGGGTGTTGTGGAAAAATCAATATGTTAAGGTGGATATAATTGAGATGGAttctcaatatattcatctcaAGGTTAAGGATAAAGTTGGGAATCATATATTCTATGCTACTTTTGTTTATGGTTTTAATAAAATTGAGGAGAGAGTACCTCTCTGGAATGCCCTTAAGAGTTGGAGTATTAATGATCCCTGGGTGGTACTTGGTGACTTCAATAATGTCAAGTACTCCAGTGAGAGAGTTGGGAAGCCTGTCAAGGATGCTGAAATGTTACCTTTTCAAGAGGTCCTGGATGAGTGTGAGTTGCATGATATGAAGACTACTGGTGCTTTTTTCACTTGGACTAATAAGCACCCAAGTGAGACTAGAGTGTTTAGCAGAATAGATAGGGTTGTTGTCAACACTGCTTGGCTTGATGTATGGCCTGATTATTTTGCACATTTTGCTCCTGAGGGGTCTTTTGATCACTGCCCCTGTGCCATTTCTTGTGAAGCTGACAATATTCCTCGAAGGAAAccttttaaattttttaacatgTGGAGTAGGGTGCCTGATTTTCATGACATTGTGAAGAAGAACTGGAGTGTGTATATTCATGGTTCTCTTATGTTCAGGGTGGTGCAGAAGATGAAGTTGCTCAAACCTGAATTCAAAATTCTGAATAGAAATTTGTTTTCTGATGTTGAAAGAAATGCTGAGATAGCCTATACTATCCTTTTGGAGTGCCAAAGAAACCTGCAAGCTAATCCTAGGGACTTAACTCTCATGGATATTGAATACCAAGCTAAGGAGAGTTACTTACTGTTGGCTCAAGCCCGTGATGattatttgaggcagaaatctAAGTGCCAATGGGCAAAAGATGGAGATACCAACTCTGCCATGTTCCACAAA CTCCTTGGATCAAATGCAGTTACTACTGGTTTTTATCCCCATATTGCTGAGAAAGGGCCTAAAGTTGAGAATGCTGATTGGGATACTCT TTGGAGAATCATTCAGTCAGATATTTGCAAAGCTATTAGAGATTTTTTCCTCTCTGGTCAGATGCTGAAACAGTTGAACAATACTAACCTTGTATTGATTCCTAAGACAGAGAACCCTATTTCTGTTAAGGAGTTCAGGCCAATAGCCTGTTGTAATACACTTTACAAGGTTATCTCCAAACTACTCTGTAATAGATTGGCAGCCATCCTTCCTAATCTTATCAATTCTTCTCAATCTGCTTTTATTAAGGGGAGGAGCATAATGGGGAACATCCTTATCAGCCAGGATTTGGTAAGGCTGTATACTAGAAAATCTATGTCTCCTCGTTGTATGTTGAAGGTGGATCTTAGAAAGGCATATGATTCCATTGAATGGAAGTTTGTTCACCAAATGCTCCAAAGTTTAAATTTCCCTCCGAAATTTATCCAGTGGCTCATGAACTGCATTACTACTACTTCTTACTCCATTGTGCTTAATGGCCAATCCCATGGTTTCTTCCCTGGTAAACGTGGATTACGACAAGGTGATCCCTTATCTCCACTTTTATTTACTTTATGCATGGAGTACCTCAGTAGATTGTTGAACGAAGCTT atATCAATTCTGTTATGACTTTCATGGAAGTATTTCATTGTTTTTCTAGTGCTTCTGGTTTGCAAATCAGTAATGAAAAGTCTGATATTATTTTGAATGGTCTCACACCTGGTGTTGAAGATGATATCTTGAAGTATACTGGTTTCAAAAAGGGCACTCTCCCATTCAAGTATTTAGGTGTTCAGATCTCTCACAAGAGACTAACTAAATTGGATTGTAATGTGCTTGTTGATAGGATGTTGCTCAGAATTAGGGGTTGGAATAAGAGGAAAATTTCTTACTCGGGAAGACTTGTTCTAGTAAAATCTGTACTAGCTACTATTCATAACTACTGGTCTCAAATTTTTATTTTGCCTATGGGGGTTATAGACAGAATCAAGGCTTTATGTAGAAATTTCCTTTGGGAAGGTGGTGAGGGCTACTCCAAGGCTCCTTTAGTAGCTTGGTCTACTCTTTGCAAAGGGAAGGAATATGGTGGCTTGGGCAAAGAGTGTTTGGAATAG